TGCTTTTATTCGCTATCAAAAGCTCCTAATTCGGGAGTTTTAGCACGATTTGTCTCTTTTTCTTCGATCGCATAAACATCAGGCCATACTGACGCGCCGTGTTCGTAGACATCGATACCAATGCGATCGGCTTCGGGATTGACACGTAGGCGTCCCAATGCTTTTAGACCACCAAACATCAAAAAGGTAAAAGCAACAGTGAAAACTGCGATCGCTACCACACCTAAAAGTTGTATAGCTAGCAAGTCAAAGCCGCCACCTAAAAATAACCCTGCCTTTTTATTGAGGGTCAACTCTGCTTGACCTAAGAAGCCAACGGAGAGAGTACCCATCATGCCATTGATACCATGTACGGCAAATGCCCCCACCGGATCGTCAATATGGAGTGACTCAATTAAATCCACTCCTAGAGTAACCAAAATACCACCCGTTAACCCAATCAAAACCGAAGCCCAAGGTGCAACATAAGCACAGGGGGCTGTAATTGCTACTAATCCTGCTAGCGAACCATTGAGAGAATAAACTAAATCCCACTTACCTGTGCGGGTATATTGAAAAATTATCGCCGAAAGCGCTCCAGCCCCAGCAGCTAATGTGGTGTTGACTGTCACCAAACCAATCAATCCTGTATTACCAGTGCTGAGGGTTGAACCAGGGTTAAATCCGTACCAGCCAAACCACAGAATCATCGTTCCCAGAGTAGCTAGCCCTAAATTGTGCGCTGGTGGTAGTGTTCCCCAAGCCGGACGACCAGGACGGGGGCCAAGCAAATAAGCACCTACCAATGCTGTCCAGCCACCAACG
This Nostoc sp. C052 DNA region includes the following protein-coding sequences:
- a CDS encoding ammonium transporter — translated: MNKRIRPWHRLLALAIASMIFAVFAPTIVQAADPPTIQSLSETTTKLQISIDTTWVLITGFLVFFMQTGFAMLEAGLIRQRGVVNALLENFIDAAVTILVWWGIGFGIAFGTSAGGLIGIDNFFLSQLPGVDGSYPLGAPGSTAAINTYSLFFFQFAFAATASTITTGSMAGRTDFVGDLIYSAIMGAISYPLIVHWAWNSGGWLAKLSYHDFAGSSVVHSVGGWTALVGAYLLGPRPGRPAWGTLPPAHNLGLATLGTMILWFGWYGFNPGSTLSTGNTGLIGLVTVNTTLAAGAGALSAIIFQYTRTGKWDLVYSLNGSLAGLVAITAPCAYVAPWASVLIGLTGGILVTLGVDLIESLHIDDPVGAFAVHGINGMMGTLSVGFLGQAELTLNKKAGLFLGGGFDLLAIQLLGVVAIAVFTVAFTFLMFGGLKALGRLRVNPEADRIGIDVYEHGASVWPDVYAIEEKETNRAKTPELGAFDSE